AACGGGCTGCGGCGGGTGGGTGTTCCGCCACTGGACGCCCGAAAACGATTGGTGTAAGGTAATGGGTGTGCATCTGGGGAGCGAAGCGACATGCTCGGACGCGACATCTCGTATGAGAACTTGCTGGATCAACTGAATGACGGGGTGTTTTTCCTGGACCCGAACCAGGTCATTACGTACTGGAACCGCGGCGCGGAGCGCATTTCGGGGTTTTCGCGCGCCGAGGTGATCGGCCAGGTCCTGAAGCCGAATTTCCTGGGCCATCTGGACAAGACGGCCCACCCGGTCTTCGGCGAGGAATCGCCCGGCGCCTTATGTCTCAAAGACGGCCAGATCCGGGAGGAGGAGCTGTACATCCGTCATAAGAACGGGCAACTCGTGCCGGTTTTCACGCGGATCAGCCCGATTGTGAACACGCTCCAGGAGGTGATCGGGGTCATGGAGGTGTTTACGGACAACACGTCGAAGATCGCGGCTCTCCAGCGCATCGAGGAACTCGAGGAACTGGCGCTGGTCTGCCCCGTCACGCAGGTTGGCAACCGCCGCTATGCGGAAATGGCGCTGGCGAACGCATTCGAAGAACTCAAGCGGTACGACTGGGCATTCGGCGTCCTGTTCGTGGATATCGACAATTTCAAGCTTGTCAACGATACGAGCGGGCACAAGGCCGGCGACGAAGTCTTGCGCATGGTCGCGCTGGCGCTCAAGTCGAGTCTGCGCACGTTCGATTTCGTCGGGCGCTGGGGCGGCGAGGAATTCATCGTTGTGCTTCCCAACATCAACGATGAAGTGCTTGCCCGAGTAGCCGAACGCTGCAGGGCCGTCATCGAGGAGTCGCGTTACCAGTGCGAAGGGCGGGGAGTCCGCGTGACCGTATCCGTTGGCGCGGGCATTGCGCGGCCTGATGAGACGCCCGAAACGCTGATCGAACGGGTGGACCGGCTGATGTATGCCAGCAAGGACGCCGGGCGCAACCGTGTTACGATTGACCCCTGACCTCGACGCCTATTGCCCGGCTGAGGTCACGAGTTCGGGTTTCGCCATGGCTTCCTGCACCGTAACGGGCAACCGGTAAACCGCGTCGGCTTCCAGGCTGTAGAAATACAATCGCGACTCGGATGGGCGCCGCCCGTGACCGTCGGCCCAGAACGCGTAGAAGCCCGGGTGCGCGTTTACGGGACGGCGCACGTAGGTGTGGTTGTATTCACTATTCAACGTCAACTGCTTAGCCTTGGTCCACGTCGCTCCCGCATCGCGGCTGACCCACATCGCCACTTCGCCGCCGGGATTGTATGCCTGCGGGCCGGTCTCTGTCGGCCCGATCACCCGCCAGACGCCGCTCGCTTCCGTGTACAGGCTGCCCATGTCGTAATTGTTGTCCGACTCCGTGATCCGGTGCAGCGCCCACGTGACGCCCGTCCAGTGCGCCACGCACCAGAGGCGCGGGCCGTTCTCGGGGCCGGGTTGCCAGCCTTTCGACAGCACATAGAGGATGATGGGCCGCCCTTCGGCGTCGTAATTCACGTCGCACAGGTAGACCTTCAACCCCTCCGCCGCGTAGTCATGCACGAGCGCCGGATTCAGGACGGTGGTCAGAGGCGTCTCGATGACCGTGCCCTCGGCGGCGCGCCACGTGCCGCCCATGTCGCCCGTCTCGACATAGTAGACATTCGTGCGGAAATTCAGGCCGAGCCCCTTCGGGTGGTAATTGAACGCCGTGCCCACGCTTCCGCCGCAGGGCCAACTGACCTGATAGTGCCCTTCCTCGATGTGAGACAGGGATGCGCGCTCAGACCATGTGAGCCCGTCCGCGCTGCGCATCCAGTAGAGGCCGCGCCCGCCTTGGTACCACGTGTGCAGGAAAAGAAAACCCTTGCCGGGGAGATGCCACGGTTGCGGGTAGGAGAAGTTGGTTTCGAGTACGCGCTCGAAGCGCTCGATGTCGTACGGCAGCACGCTGCGCGAGATGTAGGAAGGCCGCGACGTGCCGTGCGAACTGGAAAACACCCAGAGGTAACCCTCGTCGTCAATGGACAGCACCGGATTGTCGTGCGCGTCGGCCGTCTGCTTGTCGAGCAGCAGCGCCGGGCGTGGGACCATGCCCGTCGCGTGGTCGTAATATGACACCATGT
This genomic window from Candidatus Hydrogenedentota bacterium contains:
- a CDS encoding sensor domain-containing diguanylate cyclase; translated protein: MLGRDISYENLLDQLNDGVFFLDPNQVITYWNRGAERISGFSRAEVIGQVLKPNFLGHLDKTAHPVFGEESPGALCLKDGQIREEELYIRHKNGQLVPVFTRISPIVNTLQEVIGVMEVFTDNTSKIAALQRIEELEELALVCPVTQVGNRRYAEMALANAFEELKRYDWAFGVLFVDIDNFKLVNDTSGHKAGDEVLRMVALALKSSLRTFDFVGRWGGEEFIVVLPNINDEVLARVAERCRAVIEESRYQCEGRGVRVTVSVGAGIARPDETPETLIERVDRLMYASKDAGRNRVTIDP
- a CDS encoding BNR-4 repeat-containing protein: AAAAEEWPVTRESGYRGIWYYNQETKDEYVYKYSGGLGTYCADHNPFAVYAPAVNKTFFVYGGAKPDKNELVHMVSYYDHATGMVPRPALLLDKQTADAHDNPVLSIDDEGYLWVFSSSHGTSRPSYISRSVLPYDIERFERVLETNFSYPQPWHLPGKGFLFLHTWYQGGRGLYWMRSADGLTWSERASLSHIEEGHYQVSWPCGGSVGTAFNYHPKGLGLNFRTNVYYVETGDMGGTWRAAEGTVIETPLTTVLNPALVHDYAAEGLKVYLCDVNYDAEGRPIILYVLSKGWQPGPENGPRLWCVAHWTGVTWALHRITESDNNYDMGSLYTEASGVWRVIGPTETGPQAYNPGGEVAMWVSRDAGATWTKAKQLTLNSEYNHTYVRRPVNAHPGFYAFWADGHGRRPSESRLYFYSLEADAVYRLPVTVQEAMAKPELVTSAGQ